A single genomic interval of Carassius auratus strain Wakin chromosome 30, ASM336829v1, whole genome shotgun sequence harbors:
- the LOC113048972 gene encoding BRI3-binding protein-like, with protein MKGAKLAVVFSVCLAFLVLTEAARSKRDSSSQNSFRRAATSLYQTFSSIFGEDNMRAVHKFFSKTTEGFVHGVDLLVDALWKLWVDLLDVMGIDSSNLTHYFSPSSVSSSPPRALLLVAALLLAYWFLSLFLSGFFYVLHTVFGRFFWLARVALFALSCLYILQKFEGDPEKAVLPLCFIMAMYFMTGPVGAYWRKGGGSGNLEDKIDNLDTQIRLLNIRLSRVIENLEK; from the exons ATGAAGGGAGCGAAACTAGCCGTGGTTTTCAGCGTGTGTTTGGCCTTCTTGGTCCTGACTGAGGCGGCTCGGAGCAAGAGAGACTCCAGCAGCCAGAACAGCTTCAGGAGGGCGGCCACGAGCTTATACCAAACCTTCAGCAGCATCTTCGGAGAGGACAACATGAGGGCTGTGCACAAG TTCTTCTCAAAAACGACAGAGGGGTTTGTTCATGGAGTCGATTTATTAGTGGACGccttgtggaagctgtgggtggaTCTGCTCGATGTAATGGGGATCGACT CCTCGAATCTGACGCACTACTTCAGCCCATCGTCTGTGTCCAGTTCTCCTCCTCGTGCACTCCTCCTGGTGGCAGCCTTGCTGTTGGCTTACTGGTTCCTGTCCTTGTTCCTGAGCGGTTTCTTTTACGTCCTCCACACAGTGTTTGGCCGTTTCTTCTGGCTGGCCCGCGTGGCCCTTTTTGCCCTCTCCTGCCTGTACATTCTGCAGAAATTCGAGGGTGACCCGGAGAAGGCAGTGCTGCCACTGTGCTTCATAATGGCCATGTACTTCATGACAGGACCGGTGGGAGCATACTGGAGGAAAGGGGGAGGATCTGGAAATCTGGAGGATAAGATCGACAACCTGGATACCCAGATCCGTCTCCTTAACATCCGCTTGAGCAGAGTGATTGAAAACCTAGAGAAATGA